In Melitaea cinxia chromosome Z, ilMelCinx1.1, whole genome shotgun sequence, a single window of DNA contains:
- the LOC123668740 gene encoding JNK-interacting protein 1, which translates to MADSEFEEFRRVFDKLPQHIKAPTPFYSLVPNVGLEDESPSSKSEGTPDEEVGEAEQCNATQTDSSPVNQTDVTDAQRSPLHQTFANGERRRRKLPEIPKTRKPTLVPSNQPASLADELGALTGVLIRPGCQGRPLLVLKCGYLLDEDSSPDSERLQSLGDVDSGHSTAHSPIDTGPKSLSPTPLQQNVSPSSSCSISGINFSGNMTTVPHSQLEMLEATHRGLHKFNPRHHDEIEVEIGDPIYVQKEAEDLWCEGVNLRTGQQGIFPSAYAVDMDYNDFDPANAKVKRERYLLGYMGSVETLAHKGTGVVCQAVKKIVGECNGEPGTQPCILEVSDQGLRMVDRSKPDRSRSGPCIDYFYSLKNVSFCAFHPRDHRYLGFITKHPTLQRFACHVFRGSESTRPVAEAVGRAFQRFYQKFIETAYPIEDIYIE; encoded by the exons ATGGCCGACAGCGAATTTGAAGAATTTCGCCGGGTATTCGATAAACTACCACAACACATAAAGGCTCCAACGCCATTTTACTC GTTAGTGCCAAATGTCGGGTTGGAAGATGAATCGCCGTCGTCAAAAAGTGAGGGTACACCTGATGAGGAGGTGGGTGAGGCTGAACAGTGTAATGCGACGCAAACAGATTCTTCTCCAGTAAATCAGACAGATGTTACCGACGCACAACGCAGCCCGCTCCACCAAACATTCGCCAATGGCGAAAGAAGGAGGAGAAAGTTACCTGAAATACCCAAAACAAGGAAAC CAACACTAGTTCCATCAAATCAGCCAGCATCATTAGCTGATGAATTAGGAGCATTAACTGGTGTACTTATACGACCAGGGTGTCAAGGACGACCACTTCTGGTACTCAAGTGTGGCTACCTCCTCGACGAAGACTCTAGTCCTGATTCTGAAAGATTACAAAGTCTAGGTGATGTCGACAGTGGGCACAGTACAGCGCACTCACCCATCGATACAGGCCCGAAGAGCTTATCACCGACGCCCTTGCAGCAAAATG TTTCCCCTTCATCGAGTTGCAGTATTAGCGGCATTAATTTTTCTGGTAATATGACAACGGTTCCTCACAGTCAACTTGAGATGTTAGAAGCAACCCACAGAGGTCTGCACAAATTCAATCCGAGACACCACGATGAGATTGAAGTTGAAATCGGTGACCCGATTTACGTACAAAAGGAAGCAGAAGATTTATGGTGTGAAG GTGTTAATTTACGAACAGGTCAACAAGGTATTTTTCCGTCAGCTTACGCAGTGGATATGGATTATAATGATTTTGATCCCGCAAATGCCAAAGTTAAAAGAGAAAGATATTTATTAGG GTACATGGGATCAGTTGAAACTTTAGCACACAAAGGGACAGGAGTGGTATGTCAGgctgttaaaaaaatagtaggtgAATGTAACGGCGAACCCGGGACACAACCTTGCATATTAGAAGTATCAGACCAAGGTCTTCGAATGGTCGATCGATCGAAACCTGAC CGGAGTCGAAGTGGTCCTTGCATCGACTACTTTTACTCCCTCAAGAACGTTTCCTTCTGCGCTTTTCATCCTCGCGATCATCGGTACTTGGGTTTCATAACCAAGCATCCGACGCTACAGAGATTTGCTTGTCACGTCTTCAGAGGATCGGAATCGACGAGGCCTGTAGCGGAAGCTGTTGG gagGGCGTTTCAAAGGTTCTATCAGAAGTTCATTGAAACCGCTTATCCAATTGAAGATATCTAcatagaataa